From Pseudomonas fluorescens:
GAGCGGCGATGGCGTGGCCTGTGCCTTGTGAATAGGCACCACCTTTCCGTCATTGTGCATCCTGGCCTCCTGAAACGGCGGTGTGGGTTGGGGAACGATCGGGTACAGGGCCGGCTGGGCACTGCGGTTTTCCGGTTATCACCAGTACGTCAAAGCTATGACGCCAATTGCAAGGCGCGAGATTATCTTGCAAATGAGGGCCGTTGCGCCAGCAAACTCTGTCATTGGCGTGTAAATGAGCAGGTGGCTGGGTTCAAACGCGCGCTGCCCCTATAATCGGGGCACTTTGTTTGTGGAGCCTGTTATGCCGAACCTCCGTCTTGCCGACCTCACCGCCGAAATCGAAGCCAATGTGCGCCGCGCACTGCTGGAAGACATCGGCAGTGGCGACATCACCGCACAGTTGATCCCGGCCGAACGGCTGGCCAAGGCCACGATCATCACGCGCGATGCGGCGGTGATCAGTGGTACCGCTTGGGTAGACGCGGTGTTCCGCCAGCTGGACCCGCGGGTCGCCGTGCATTGGCAAGTCGCCGACGGTGAACGCGTGAGCCCCAACCAGGCGCTGTTCCACCTTGAAGGCCCGGCGCGCTCGCTGCTCAGCGGCGAGCGTTGTGCGTTGAATTTTCTGCAGTTGTTGTCAGGCGTAGCCACTCGGGCCCAGTACCTCGCCGATTTTGTCGCCAGCACCCAGGTCAAGCTGCTCGACACGCGCAAGACCCTTCCCGGCCTGCGCCTGGCGCAGAAGTACGCCGTGACCTGCGGGGGCTGCCACAACCACCGTATTGGCTTGTATGACGCCTTTCTGATCAAGGAAAACCATATCGCGGCCTGCGGAGGCATTGCCC
This genomic window contains:
- the nadC gene encoding carboxylating nicotinate-nucleotide diphosphorylase, with product MPNLRLADLTAEIEANVRRALLEDIGSGDITAQLIPAERLAKATIITRDAAVISGTAWVDAVFRQLDPRVAVHWQVADGERVSPNQALFHLEGPARSLLSGERCALNFLQLLSGVATRAQYLADFVASTQVKLLDTRKTLPGLRLAQKYAVTCGGCHNHRIGLYDAFLIKENHIAACGGIAQAINAAHQIAPGKPVEIEVESLDELREALAAGADIIMLDELSLDDMREAVRLNGGKAKLEASGGINENTLLPIAETGVDYISIGAMTKDVKAVDLSMRLSI